The sequence below is a genomic window from Clostridium sp. BJN0001.
GCACTCTTATTTTGAAGATTTTCAGAATGATTAAGAAGTTTATTAACTTTCTCTTTCATATTAGTTTTATATTTTCTTAAAGCATGTGACATCATGCCTATTTCATCGTTTGTCTTCACTTTAATTTCAGCTGTAAGATCTCCCTCTGTCATTTTTCCAAGTACATCTGTTATTTCCTTAAGTGGCTTTATCATTTTTGTGATTAAATAGCTTTCTACTATAACACATATAGCTACCATAAATATCATTATTGCAAGTATTACCATTGTGATTGTATTTAATCCTTCAAAAAGTACACTTGATTCTATGTAAGTTACTACTTTAAAGCTTGTTTGATCTATTGAAGTGTTATCACACACATACTCTCCTACAGATGTAGGCTTTGTCTGATCTAAAGTCTGCTTTATAAAATGCTCATCTATATCATCTATGCTCTTACCTATTTCATCTACATTCTTAGATGCTAAAACAAAGTCATTATCCGTATCTATAAGCATAATAGATGAACCCTTAAGTTCTTCATTATGAAAATACTTTTCACTTAATTCATCAAGATATATATCTGCACAAACTGTAGTTCCATCTTTAAGCATTCTGCTAGCTGTAACTATCATCTTACCACTTTCAGCATCTTCATATACTTTTCCAAATTGAAATTTATCTGGATGTGATATAGCTTCCTTATACCAATTTCTTGTTGTTATATCTCCATCATAAACAAATCCTGTAGAATTTATACATGTACCGTCTGGACAATGTCGTCAACTTAAGAGAAAATGATAATTTAATAAAAAAAACACTTGACAATAGTGGAAAATTTTGCAGCCTCGCTATAGAGAAATAAATTTATAGCGAGGTTTTACATTATGAAAAATACTAGATTATTATCTTTAATTTTAAAAGAAACAAACGATTTAATTACTTCAAGTGAGTACAAAGAAGCATACAGCTTAGGTAACTCATTCTCAAGGAATAGAAAACTATCCTTTTCAAATACGGTTCATTTTATTTGCTCCGCATTGCGAAAATCCATCTCTTCTGAAATTGATAATTTTATTGAAGATCATAAATGTTTAAAATTTCCGTCAATAACAAAACAAGCATTTTCTAAGGCAAGACAAAATATATCACCAGAAGCCTTTAATGAATTATGCAGACTTTTTGTTGATAAATTTTATAGTATAAATAAAAATTTAAACACTTGGAATGGTTTTAATATTCTAGCTGTAGATGGAACTAGTCTACAAGTGCCAGATACAAAAGAATGTGGTGAATATTTTGGATTAAGCAGTAATCAAAATAAGACAAGAACTGCTATTGCGACGGCGTCAGCCTTATATGATGTATTAAATGACATTATTGTAGATTCTAGAATTACTAAATATAAGACAAGTGAAAGACATATTGCAAAACAACATATAGAGTCAATAGGAGATAAATTCTGTCCTCGAAAAAGCATTGTTATTTTTGATAGAGGCTATCCTTCATATGATATGTTTGATTATTTAAATTCCAAGGAATTACTATTTTTAATGCGAGTATCAACATCTTTTAAACTTGCACAATCAATAGATTCCCCTGACTTTATTTTAAAATATAAAGTTAAAGGTGAAATAAAAAAAATAAGAGTAGTAAAAGTTAAGCTGTCAGATGAGGTGACAGAAACTTTAGTGACTAACATCTATGATGATACTATTACGCCTTTAAAATTCAAAGAACTCTATTTCTTAAGATGGGGCGTTGAATCTAAATATAAAGAATTAAAATGCAGTCTTAAAATCGAAGAATTTTCAGGTACTAAGCCAATTGCCATAAAGCAAGATTTTTACGTTTCTATTTATTTATCGATGATTGCAGCTCTTATAAAAAAAGATGCCGATGCTGCGATATCAAATGATAATAAGGATAAAGATTTAAATTCAATATATCAATCAAATAGGAATTTTATTTTGGGACAGGTATTCAAACGAATTATAGCTTTATTAGTTAAATCTAGATTAAGAAATAAGCTGTTAGAATTAATACTTGAAAAAGCTATAAAAATACGCTCACAAATACGTTGCAACCGATCTTGTGAGCGCAAAAACAAACATCCAAGAAAAAAGCACCATCATAATATTAAATCCTGTTTTTAATATTAAATATAAATAAATACATATTTAAAATTCACTTTATCCAGTGGATTTATTTAGTGTACCATTTTTTAAGATAAATTAAAATAGACATCAAAAATGATTTCTTTCAATTTATTTTTGCATAGCTTAATCTACTAAGTTGACGACATTGACCGTCTGGATAATAAACATATATTCCACAGTCTAAATTATATTTTCCAAGTAAAGACTCTACATCCTCCTTTGAAATGCCTTTTTTTTCTATATTATCTCCAATAACATTTAAATTTGATAAAATAGTTCTCATATGTTCACCAAGTTTAGATGAAATATTTTCATTTGTGAGCGTTAAAAGTTTTTCAGTAGAATTTGTTATCTCATTTTTTGTAAAAAAATAAAACACTGCTGAAATTACTAATAATGAAGCTATAGTAATCGGCAATGTTACAAATAATAATTTGTTCTTTAATTTTTTATTTTTTAGTCTTGTGTTTTTTACCATATTTTCCTCCTAATTGTAAAGTAATTAACATTAATATATTGTTTTTCTATATTATAGTATTTTTCGGCAATTTTTTCAATATATTATCAAGGATATATTGTCTTTTTTTATAATTTTATCATAAAAGGTAAAAGAGACTACATTTTAACAAATTTAGTTAAAATGTAGCCGTTTTTATTGATAAATTTATTCTTTAAGATAATTCAAACATTCCTGTATAAAGGCTATAATACTTTCCTCTCTGCTTTAAAAGAGCATCATGATCTCCTCTTTCTATAATCTCTCCATCTTCAAGAACCATAATTGCATCTGAATTACGTACAGTTGATAATCTATGTGCAATTACAAATACAGTTCTACCCTGCATAAGCTTATCCATGCCTTTTTGTATTAGATATTCTGTTCTTGTATCTATAGAGCTTGTTGCTTCATCTAATATAAGAACAGGAGGATCTGCAACTGCAGCACGTGCTATTGAAAGTAGCTGCCTCTGCCCTTCACTTAAATTCGATCCATCAGATGTAAGCATTGTGTCATATCCTTTAGGAAGATGGTTTATAAATGTATCAGCATTAGCTAACTTTGCAGCCTCTATAACCTGCTCATCTGTAGCCTTTAAATTACCATATCTTATATTTTCCATTACTGTACCAGTAAAAAGATGTGTATCTTGAAGTACCATTGCAAGTGCTCTTCTTAAATCATCTTTCTTTATCTTATCTATATTAATTCCATCATATCTTATCTTTCCATCATGTATATCATAGAATCTGTTTAAAAGATTTGTTATTGTTGTCTTTCCTGCTCCTGTTGATCCAACAAAAGCTATCTTCTGACCTTTTTTTGCATAAAGAGTAATTCCTTTAAGTACAACTTTATTTTCATTGTATCCAAAATAAACATCATCTAAAGTTACTTCACCTTTTAGCATAGTATAAGTAACTACACCATTATGATGTGGATGTTTCCATGCCCACATTCCTGTGTGATTTAAAACTTCTTTAATATTACCATCTTCATCAATCTTAGCATTTACAAGAGTAACATATCCATTATCAGCTTCTTTTATTTGATCTATAAGATCAAATATTCTTTCAGCACCAGCAAGAGCCATTATAATTGAATTAAACTGCTGAGAAATCTGTGTTATAGGCTGTGCAAAAGATCTTGTATATTGAAGAAAAGATGCAAGTGTTCCTATATCCATCATTCCATATACTGCAAGTATTCCTCCAGCCATAGCTGTAATTGCATAGTGTGCATACGAAACATTATTCATAACAGGCATAAGAATGCTTGCAAATGTATTCGCTTCTCTTGCAGATACCTTAAGTTCATCATTTATAACATCAAATTCTTTTTTAACATTTTCTTCATGGCAAAATACTTTGATGACTTTTTGTCCATCCATCATCTCTTCTATATATCCATTTAATTTTCCCATTTTTTTCTGCTGCTCTAAGAAATATTTGCTGCTTTTCTTTCCAAAAACTTTTATAATCTTAACAATTACAACAAGCATTAATACAACAAGTATTGTAAGAACTGGGCTTAATATAAGCATAGTTATAAATACCCCAGTAACTGTTATTGCTGATGCTATAAACTGTGTAAAACTCTGGCTGAACATATCACGAAGCGTATCTGTATCATTAGTGAATCTACTCATAAGTTCACCATGAGTATGTGTATCAAAATATTTTATAGGAAGTTTTTCCATTTTATCGAACATATCTGTTCTTATTTTATATAAACTTTTTGTAGATATCTGAATCATAAGTCTATTATATATATAAGTAGAAACTGAACCTAAAACACATATACCTATCATAATTATTATCATTTTTATAAAACCTGAAAGATCAGGATTTTGTTTCCCAATAAAAGGGATTATATAATTATTAATAAGAGGCTTTAAAAAATAAGTAACAGCTATAGATGCAGCTGAACTTATTATTATCAGAATAGCTACCAAAAATAGTCTAAACTTAAATTCTTTCATGTAACTTAGAATTCTTTTAAATGTCTTTATTGCATTTTTAGGCTTTGGACCTGCTTTCATATTCCCGTGTCTAGGCATCCTCTTGCGCTCCTTTCTGCTGTGAATCATATATCTCTTTATATATCATGTTATTTTTCAAAAGTTCTTTATGAGTTCCTATTTGATCTATTTTACCATCACTCATCATAACTATTCTGTCACATTCTGAGATAGATGATATTCTCTGAGCTATTATTATTGTAGTTGTTCCCTTTAAATTCTTTCTAAGTGCTTTTCTTATATTGCTGTCAGTATTTGTATCAACTGCACTTGTACTATCATCCATAATAATTATCTTAGGCTTTTTTAAAAGA
It includes:
- a CDS encoding IS4 family transposase; amino-acid sequence: MKNTRLLSLILKETNDLITSSEYKEAYSLGNSFSRNRKLSFSNTVHFICSALRKSISSEIDNFIEDHKCLKFPSITKQAFSKARQNISPEAFNELCRLFVDKFYSINKNLNTWNGFNILAVDGTSLQVPDTKECGEYFGLSSNQNKTRTAIATASALYDVLNDIIVDSRITKYKTSERHIAKQHIESIGDKFCPRKSIVIFDRGYPSYDMFDYLNSKELLFLMRVSTSFKLAQSIDSPDFILKYKVKGEIKKIRVVKVKLSDEVTETLVTNIYDDTITPLKFKELYFLRWGVESKYKELKCSLKIEEFSGTKPIAIKQDFYVSIYLSMIAALIKKDADAAISNDNKDKDLNSIYQSNRNFILGQVFKRIIALLVKSRLRNKLLELILEKAIKIRSQIRCNRSCERKNKHPRKKHHHNIKSCF
- a CDS encoding ABC transporter ATP-binding protein, which encodes MPRHGNMKAGPKPKNAIKTFKRILSYMKEFKFRLFLVAILIIISSAASIAVTYFLKPLINNYIIPFIGKQNPDLSGFIKMIIIMIGICVLGSVSTYIYNRLMIQISTKSLYKIRTDMFDKMEKLPIKYFDTHTHGELMSRFTNDTDTLRDMFSQSFTQFIASAITVTGVFITMLILSPVLTILVVLMLVVIVKIIKVFGKKSSKYFLEQQKKMGKLNGYIEEMMDGQKVIKVFCHEENVKKEFDVINDELKVSAREANTFASILMPVMNNVSYAHYAITAMAGGILAVYGMMDIGTLASFLQYTRSFAQPITQISQQFNSIIMALAGAERIFDLIDQIKEADNGYVTLVNAKIDEDGNIKEVLNHTGMWAWKHPHHNGVVTYTMLKGEVTLDDVYFGYNENKVVLKGITLYAKKGQKIAFVGSTGAGKTTITNLLNRFYDIHDGKIRYDGINIDKIKKDDLRRALAMVLQDTHLFTGTVMENIRYGNLKATDEQVIEAAKLANADTFINHLPKGYDTMLTSDGSNLSEGQRQLLSIARAAVADPPVLILDEATSSIDTRTEYLIQKGMDKLMQGRTVFVIAHRLSTVRNSDAIMVLEDGEIIERGDHDALLKQRGKYYSLYTGMFELS